The uncultured Dysgonomonas sp. genome contains the following window.
TGCCATTACTGGCTTTGGCAAACTCGAACCGCCCTACTTTTCTCAGTACCTGAACCATCTTTCCCAGATATCTTTTTGCAGGTTGCGATGCCAGAATAGAATCTACGGATTCTATCTCCATCGATTTAATGGTCATATCGCTTTTGTTGATCCGCACTTCTCCATTTGCCCAGCCATCTTTTCCGGCCAGAGGTTCTATATTCAATATTATAAGAGAGCTGTCCGATGTATATGTTCTTGTTGTCTCATTATTGATGCTTTTACCGAACGAGAGCAGGTGCGAGGCATGGTATTCAGCTCCATATAGTTCGGAGGTAGGGGTTACGGATTTTTGTAGTCGTCTGATGTCTACTATATTATATGTATAAGGTATCCGTTCCTTTTTTAAGGATTTCTTTAATACTTTTTCATCCAGAATGGTTGTGTATTTGAGGTATATCTCGTTTTGGAGTGTGTCGGTAGTTTTTGTTTGCAGGAAATGTAACAGGTATCCAACGGAGTGGTCTGTAACCAGATTCTTTTTGGTATTGAGCATTACTTCTTCTAGCAACATGTCTGCATCATACGGGCTGATAACAACCGGACTGAGGGAGACCGGATTCAGTTCCATGACAACAGTTGGCTGCTGCCGTAGGGCGGACTTCGATATGGACCTGGATTTGTAACCAATGCATTGGAAGTAGATGATATCCTCGCTGTCTCCGGGTATAGAAAACTGTCCGCTGGCATTGGTATATGCATATTCTTTCGATGAGGCTCCGTATTGGACGATAACGTCCGGAACAGGCTTTTTGGTATCCTTATCCAAAACAATACCATTGATAGGTGTTTGGGCAAGGGTATATATACATAGAAATAAGAGAGGGAATATAATTACTCTTTTCATCTATTCGCTATTTAGGTTGTTATCAGATAAACGTCGCTAAACAATATTTATTGAGATATTATATGACAAAAATCAAATTTATATCTTTCGGAATCAAAATCAACAACTAAATACTCTTTTTTATACCTTTGTCCTGATTATTAAAAATTGACGATATATGGCATTCAATATTGCGGATATACTACCTATCATTATCATCGTGCTTACTGTGCTTACCAGTATAAAGGGGTTTAATGATATGGCCTTCTTCGACAGGTATAAATTTGAAGTGGGAGCTATATTGGGTAAATCGAAACAGTGGGACAGGCTGTTGACTTCGGCAACATTGCATGGCGATTACATGCATCTCATTTTTAATATGATGACTTTGTATTTCTTCTCCGGTGTAATCATACAATCTTTGGGTATCTGGCAATATTTGACAATTTATTTCTTATCCATCATAGGAGGAGGCTTATTGTCCTTATGGGTTCACCGTAAAGAATATTATTATAGTGCTATCGGTGCTTCGGGTGGCGTTGTAGGCATCTTGTTTGCCGCCATAGCTTTATATCCGGATATGACGCTTGGGGTGATGTTTATCCTTCCCATGAAAGGATGGATCTTCGGAATACTCTATCTGGGATATTCCATATACGGTATGCAGACCAGACAAGGGAATATAGGACATGACGCGCATCTAGGAGGTGCTGCTATAGGGCTTATTCTGGCTATAGTTTTTGCACCGGTAATACTTCAGATCCATACATTATATATCGGAATAATGATAATTCCTTTGATTGTTTTGGCATATCTTGTTTTAAGAAAGAAATAATTGTACATTTGTTATGTTTTTTAACACAAACGGAATGACAAATCAAAATGTCTTAGTCTGTAAAAACTATTTCGTTCATTGAACATAGCACTTATTACTTTGTTATTAAATTATACATATATTTTGTAAGTAAAAAGCAATAATAATGAGCAACGAGAAAGACCTTATACAGTACGACGAGGATGATGCAGTAAAGTTTATACAGAACTATCTTCCCCAGGAAATGAAAGGAAAGTATACAAACGATGAGATAAATTATATCATCGATATTGTGTATGACTTCTATGATGAAAAAGGATTTATGAGCGATGAAACCGATGAAGAATCGGTTGTAAATATCGATGAAGATGAAATTGTCGCCTATGTCCTGAAATATACCAAGAAGGACAAAGTGAATAATTTCTCAGAAGATGAAATAGCCTTTATCATACAGGGAGAACTTGCTTATTGCGATTCAATAGGAATATTTGAATAAAGAAAATATCACAAACAAAAAGTATACAAATAATAATTAAAATTTTATCAATTATGAAACAGTTTTCAATTCTTGCAGCAATATTTATGAGTTGCGCAGTTATATTTTCTAGCTGTGGAGCTAGTGATACAGTAAAAGGTGGTGGTATCGGAGCAGGAGCAGGAGGAGCTCTTGGCGCAGGTATCGGAGCCATTATCGGTGGAGGTAAAGGTGCTGCATGGGGTGCAGGTATCGGAGCTGTAGTAGGAGGTACTGCAGGTGCTGTTATCGGAAACAAAATGGATAAACAAAAGAAAGAATTGGAACAGATCAATGGTGCTCAGGTTGAGTCTATCAATGACGGGCAAGCTATCAAAGTTACTTTCGAATCAGGTATCTTGTTTGCTACTAACTCAAGCACACTGAATTCTGCTTCTCAAAGTGCACTGACAAGCTTTGCAACTTCTTTGAACAACAATCCTGATACAGATGTTCAGATATACGGTCACACAGACAATACTGGTTCTGATGCGATCAATAATCCATTATCTGAAAAGCGAGCACAATCGGTTTATAACTTCCTTCAAACTAAAGGAGTGTCTGGTAGCCGTATGGTATCTCAGGGTTTCGGTTCTACTCAGCCTGTTGCTGACAATAGTACTGTTGCAGGAAGAAGCCAAAACCGCCGTGTTGAGATCTATATCCTTCCTAATGAAAAGATGATCAAAGACGCTGAACAAGGTAAGTAATAGCTTTGTAAATACAATAGATAAGGAGGCTGTTCATAACGAACAGTCTTCATTTTTTTATATAGCTGAATTTTTTGTCTGCTGAAGAAATAGCGAACTTTTTTAACATTCCGGATGTTATATAAATGACTGCTTTAATAAAAGCAGTAGGTTACAGGAGATTTCAAACTTCACAATATTAACAAGTAAATATAAGAAATTATGGGATTTATATGGTCAATTATAATCGGTATTCTGGCCGGATTTATCGCCGGCAAAATAATGAAGGGTAGTGGTTTCGGTCTTATCCTTAACCTTATAGTCGGAGTTGTTGGAGGTTTACTCGGCGGATGGATATTTACGTTGCTCGGCCTGGGTGTAAATGGTATTATAGGTAATCTGGTAATGTCCACAATCGGTGCAATTGTACTGCTTTGGATAATATCCCTGTTTAGCCGCAAGAAAGAATAGAATTACTAATTGATAAATAGAATAATTATGAAGAAAGTATTGATAGGAGCAGCTTTGGGTGCTGCAGCAATTTATGCAGTAAGCAGACTGTACAAACAAGGTAAATTAGACGGGTTTTGCGACGATATGAATAAATTTGCCAGCAAAGCAAAACGAAACCTGAAAAATGTAGCCGATGTAGGCAAGAATCAGGTGGAATATATCAAAGACCGTGTTGAATATGAGTTGAATAACGGAAAAGAGAGCAAATAATACACAGATAAGAAAATATAAGAATGGGTAACTTAGTTGTTACCCATTCTTATTATATATAGAAGATATTATTTCTTCTCTGCTTCCTGTTTCTCTTTCAAGTGTTCTCCTAAGAATGTTTCCATAGCGCGATAGAAATCGAATCTGTTTTCCTCGTTATGAAACCCGTGACCTTCATTATCCTTTACCATGTATTCGGTTTCTATTCCTCGTTTTTTCAGAGCCTCCACCATCTGGTCCGATTCGTCTTTATTTACACGCGGATCGTTTGCTCCCTGTGCGATAAATAACGGAGCTTTTATCTTATCTACATGAAATACCGGAGAAGAACTCGCCAGCAGAACACTATCCTTTTTCGGATCTCCCACCATTTCATACATCATATCTAGCATTGGTTTCCAGTATGGAGGTATCGTATTAAGGAATGTAAACAGGTTTGATACTCCTACATAGTCCACACCGCAGGTGTAGAGGTCAGGAGTGAATGTAAGGCCGGCTAAAGTAGCATATCCTCCATAACTTCCTCCATATATAGCAATCTTGTCGGGGTTAGCTATTCCTTTTGCTTTGAGCCATTCCACACCGTCCGTTATATCGTCCTGCATGGTTTTTCCCCATTGCTTAAATGATATTTCCCAGAACTTCTTGCCAAATCCGGTAGAGCCACGGAAATTCATTTGAAACACAGCATAACCTCTGTTTGCGAGAAACTGTATCTCAGGATTGAATCCCCATCCGTCTCGCGCCCAAGGCCCTCCGTGTGGATTAACTACTACAGGCAGATTTTTTGCAGTCTCCATCGTATATCCCTTCGGAAGTGTCAGGTATCCTTCTATTTCCAGCCCATCACGTGTTTTATATGTGATGCAGTTCATTGTTGCCATGTTGCTTTCATCCAGCCACGGGTAAATATCAGCGATATGTGTCAATATGTCTTTTTCCACATCATAGACATAATAAGCTCCCGGTGTCTTGTCATTGTACGTGCGGACAATAAGCATATTTTCATCCTTGTTCTTGCTGTTAATCCCAAACGGCTTGTTCGCTACCTTCGAAGATATTTTATCATATATACCTTTCAGCTTGTCGTCAAAGAAATGACGTTTGATACCATCGTGCCCCTGATATGCAACCAACTGCAATTTCTTGTCTTTGTTTGAATATGATGCTCCGGATATATCGTATTTCTCGTTTTCATAGAGTACCTCTTCT
Protein-coding sequences here:
- a CDS encoding GlsB/YeaQ/YmgE family stress response membrane protein, producing the protein MGFIWSIIIGILAGFIAGKIMKGSGFGLILNLIVGVVGGLLGGWIFTLLGLGVNGIIGNLVMSTIGAIVLLWIISLFSRKKE
- a CDS encoding OmpA family protein; protein product: MKQFSILAAIFMSCAVIFSSCGASDTVKGGGIGAGAGGALGAGIGAIIGGGKGAAWGAGIGAVVGGTAGAVIGNKMDKQKKELEQINGAQVESINDGQAIKVTFESGILFATNSSTLNSASQSALTSFATSLNNNPDTDVQIYGHTDNTGSDAINNPLSEKRAQSVYNFLQTKGVSGSRMVSQGFGSTQPVADNSTVAGRSQNRRVEIYILPNEKMIKDAEQGK
- a CDS encoding S9 family peptidase; protein product: MKRKSFTFSIIALFCLTFGLVTSCNKAPVPAPILPLEDFFRNPEKASYQISPDGKYFSYTAPYEKRMNIYVQKIGQDSAVRITSETERDIAGYLWGNNNRILFLKDTGGDENYQLYGVNIDGSNPLPLTAFEKVRTQIIDDLPEIDSEVIIGLNKRNPQIFDPYRLNIETGELTILAENPGNIQGWMTDHDGKLRVALSLDGVNQSLLYRDKEEDAFKVLITTSFKETLNPYFFTSDNQKLYATSNIGRDKDALIVFDFQTMKEEEVLYENEKYDISGASYSNKDKKLQLVAYQGHDGIKRHFFDDKLKGIYDKISSKVANKPFGINSKNKDENMLIVRTYNDKTPGAYYVYDVEKDILTHIADIYPWLDESNMATMNCITYKTRDGLEIEGYLTLPKGYTMETAKNLPVVVNPHGGPWARDGWGFNPEIQFLANRGYAVFQMNFRGSTGFGKKFWEISFKQWGKTMQDDITDGVEWLKAKGIANPDKIAIYGGSYGGYATLAGLTFTPDLYTCGVDYVGVSNLFTFLNTIPPYWKPMLDMMYEMVGDPKKDSVLLASSSPVFHVDKIKAPLFIAQGANDPRVNKDESDQMVEALKKRGIETEYMVKDNEGHGFHNEENRFDFYRAMETFLGEHLKEKQEAEKK
- a CDS encoding rhomboid family intramembrane serine protease, with amino-acid sequence MAFNIADILPIIIIVLTVLTSIKGFNDMAFFDRYKFEVGAILGKSKQWDRLLTSATLHGDYMHLIFNMMTLYFFSGVIIQSLGIWQYLTIYFLSIIGGGLLSLWVHRKEYYYSAIGASGGVVGILFAAIALYPDMTLGVMFILPMKGWIFGILYLGYSIYGMQTRQGNIGHDAHLGGAAIGLILAIVFAPVILQIHTLYIGIMIIPLIVLAYLVLRKK
- a CDS encoding carboxypeptidase-like regulatory domain-containing protein, with the protein product MKRVIIFPLLFLCIYTLAQTPINGIVLDKDTKKPVPDVIVQYGASSKEYAYTNASGQFSIPGDSEDIIYFQCIGYKSRSISKSALRQQPTVVMELNPVSLSPVVISPYDADMLLEEVMLNTKKNLVTDHSVGYLLHFLQTKTTDTLQNEIYLKYTTILDEKVLKKSLKKERIPYTYNIVDIRRLQKSVTPTSELYGAEYHASHLLSFGKSINNETTRTYTSDSSLIILNIEPLAGKDGWANGEVRINKSDMTIKSMEIESVDSILASQPAKRYLGKMVQVLRKVGRFEFAKASNGKYYMKDCYTYYKFRAVNKFGNEEEIVYHCDVNCIGTVDQIKIKKRKLSGYCQELFYFPDSTQEDFWSFNQESNSDWNNYAFTGELSLGDNSPKKARGIPYYLGKYALVIPLAALLIFI